The Polyodon spathula isolate WHYD16114869_AA chromosome 3, ASM1765450v1, whole genome shotgun sequence genome has a segment encoding these proteins:
- the LOC121312963 gene encoding endoplasmic reticulum resident protein 44-like, which produces MKRPAVLLSLDFNYITILLVTWFYNPARSEITSLDGGNIDETLNNADVALVNFYADWCRFSQMLHPIFEESSNVVREEFPDLKQVVFARVDCDQHSDIALRYRISKYPTLKLFRNGMMMKREYRGQRSVSAIADFIRQQKVDPVKEMHDLEELKTLDRSKRHIIGFFEGKDSENYRTFEKVANILRDDGVFLAAHGSVSKPERFSGDNVIYKPPGENSPDMVYLGSLSNFDLTYAWAQDKCVPLVREITFENGEELTEEGLPFLILFHLKEDTENLEKFQHEVARQLIGEKGTINFLHADCEKFRHPLLHIQKTPADCPVIAIDSFRHMYVFPDFSDLNVPGKLKEFVQDLHSGKLHREFHHGPDPTDVTPEQDNQEEVASNPPKSSFQKLAPSETRYTFLNRDRDEL; this is translated from the exons gtaacatGGTTTTACAATCCTGCAAGAAGTGAGATAACAAGTCTTGATGGTGGAAATATCGACGAAACCTTAA ACAATGCTGATGTTGCTTTAGTGAATTTTTATGCAGactg GTGTCGGTTCAGTCAGATGCTCCACCCAATCTTTGAAGAGTCTTCCAATGTAGTCCGGGAGGAGTTCCCAGACCTCAAGCAGGTGGTCTTCGCCAGGGTAGACTGTGACCAGCACT CTGACATTGCCTTGAGGTACCGGATCAGCAAGTACCCCACACTCAAGCTGTTCCGCAATGGCATGATGATGAAGCGTGAGTACCGGGGTCAGAGGTCAGTCTCGGCCATTGCTGATTTCATCAGGCAGCAGAAGGTGGACCCTGTGAAGGAGATGCACGACCTGGAGGAGCTGAAAACACTTGAT AGAAGTAAACGACACATCATTGGCTTTTTCGAGGGAAAGGACTCCGAAAACTACCGAACGTTTGAGAAAGTGGCAAATATCTTGCGAGATGATGGTGTCTTCCTTGCTGCACATGG GAGTGTTTCAAAGCCTGAGAGGTTTAGTGGTGACAATGTGATTTACAAGCCACCCGGG GAGAACTCCCCAGATATGGTTTACCTGGGCTCTTTGAGTAACTTTGACCTTACCTACGCTTGGGCACAAGACAAATGCGTTCCCCTGGTTCGAGAAATCACATTCGAGAATGGAGAG GAGCTCACAGAAGAAGGCCTCCCGTTCCTCATACTGTTCCACCTTAAAGAAGATACAGAAAACCTTGAAAAATTCCAGCACGAAGTGGCGAGGCAGCTGATTGGAGAGAAAG GTACAATTAACTTTCTGCATGCGGATTGTGAGAAGTTCAGACACCCTCTACTACACATCCAGAAAACCCCAGCTGACTGCCCAGTCATTGCCATCGACAGTTTCAGGCACATGTACGTCTTTCCAGATTTCAGTGACTTGAA TGTTCCAGGTAAGCTGAAGGAGTTTGTACAAGATCTGCACTCTGGAAAACTACACAGGGAGTTCCACCATGGGCCTGACCCCACTGATGTCACCCCTGAGCAG GATAACCAAGAAGAGGTAGCAAGCAATCCCCCAAAGAGCTCCTTCCAGAAACTGGCACCCAGCGAAACAAGATACACCTTCCTGAACAGGGACCGAGACGAACTGTAA